Proteins co-encoded in one Paraburkholderia terrae genomic window:
- the holA gene encoding DNA polymerase III subunit delta, which translates to MQLRLDALEAHLAKGPAGLYVVYGDEHLLAQEACDRIRATARANGFTDRTVFTVERGFDWSSLLGASQSMSLFGDRQLVELRIPTGKPGKEGADALKTLAASANPDVLTLVTLPRLDAATQKAAWFTALADAGVALKIDPVERAQLPGWVGQRLAQQGQRVAAGEEGKRSLQFIAERVEGNLLAAHQEIQKLGLLYPSGALSFEQVHDAVLNVARYDVFKLNEAMLAGDVGRLSRMIDGLKGEGEAAVLVLWAVVEEIRTLLRIKRGVEAGKPLPMLLRENRVWGPRERLVGPALSRVTEASLEKALAFAAKLDRQVKGLSGGTPGNHRNDPPPDPWAGLFELAMAVAGTSASPVRGMPNRPVPARPAPMRRPS; encoded by the coding sequence ATGCAACTGCGTCTTGACGCGCTCGAAGCGCATCTCGCGAAAGGTCCCGCCGGTCTGTACGTCGTGTACGGCGACGAGCATCTGCTCGCGCAGGAAGCGTGCGACCGCATCCGCGCGACGGCGCGCGCGAACGGCTTTACTGACCGCACGGTGTTCACGGTGGAGCGCGGCTTCGACTGGAGTTCGCTGCTTGGTGCGAGTCAGTCGATGTCGCTGTTCGGCGACCGGCAACTGGTCGAATTGCGCATCCCGACGGGCAAGCCCGGCAAGGAAGGCGCGGATGCGCTGAAGACGTTAGCCGCGTCGGCGAATCCTGATGTGCTGACGCTCGTGACGTTGCCGCGCCTCGATGCGGCGACGCAAAAGGCCGCGTGGTTTACGGCGCTGGCCGATGCGGGCGTCGCGTTGAAGATCGATCCTGTCGAGCGCGCGCAATTGCCCGGTTGGGTTGGGCAGCGTCTGGCGCAACAAGGCCAGCGCGTTGCGGCGGGCGAAGAGGGCAAGCGCTCGTTGCAGTTCATCGCCGAGCGCGTCGAAGGCAACCTGCTCGCTGCGCATCAGGAAATCCAGAAGCTGGGGCTGTTGTATCCGTCCGGCGCGCTGTCGTTCGAACAGGTTCACGACGCCGTGCTCAACGTCGCGCGCTACGACGTGTTCAAACTCAACGAAGCGATGCTCGCGGGCGATGTAGGCCGTCTGTCGCGGATGATCGACGGCCTGAAGGGCGAAGGCGAAGCGGCCGTGCTCGTGCTGTGGGCTGTCGTCGAAGAAATTCGCACGCTGTTGCGTATCAAGCGCGGTGTCGAGGCGGGCAAGCCGCTGCCGATGCTGCTGCGCGAAAACCGCGTGTGGGGGCCGCGTGAGCGGCTCGTTGGACCGGCGCTGTCGCGTGTGACGGAGGCGTCGCTGGAAAAGGCGCTGGCGTTCGCGGCGAAGCTCGATCGACAGGTAAAGGGGTTGTCGGGCGGCACGCCGGGCAATCATCGCAATGATCCACCGCCCGATCCGTGGGCCGGGCTTTTCGAACTTGCGATGGCCGTCGCGGGTACATCCGCTTCTCCGGTGCGTGGCATGCCAAACCGGCCAGTTCCAGCGCGACCGGCGCCAATGCGCCGACCGTCGTAG
- the leuS gene encoding leucine--tRNA ligase encodes MHEKYVPSDVESAAQGQWRATDAYKTTEKADKPKFYCVSMLPYPSGKLHMGHVRNYTINDVMYRYLRMNGYNTLMPMGWDAFGMPAENAAMANNVPPAKWTYDNIAYMKKQMQSMGLAIDWSREVATCSPDYYKWNQWIFLKMLEKGIAYKKTGTVNWDPVDQTVLANEQVIDGRGWRSGALVEKREIPMYYMRITQYADELLNDLEGLGWPERVKIMQQNWIGKSFGVNFGFPYELDGEQKLLRVFTTRADTIMGVTFCAVAAEHPLATHLAQGRPELQAFIDECKHGGVAEADMATMEKKGMATGFFVTHPLTQEKVEVWIGNYVLMSYGEGAVMGVPAHDERDFAFVKKYGIPVKQVVAVEGEPFSTDAWHESYGDKENGVLVNSGKYDGLKYSEAVDAIAADLKALGLGDKQVTWRLRDWGISRQRYWGTPIPIIHCPSCGDVPVPEKDLPVVLPEDLVPDGTGNPLAKSEAFLNCTCPTCGAAAKRETDTMDTFVDSSWYFYRYAAPDAKTMVDERTDYWMPMDQYIGGIEHAILHLLYSRFWAKVCRDLGIVKFGEPAKNLLTQGMVLNETYYRENDAGKKTWYNPADVTVTHDDKGRPVGATLNADGQPVVLGGVEKMSKSKNNGVDPQVLIDQYGADTARLFTMFAAPPEQQLEWSGAGVEGASRFLRRVWSFGQANEAALSQRGAFDAAKLTDTDKTLRREIYSVLKQADFDYQRLQYNTVVSAAMKMLNAVDGAKGASTAVLRESYGVLLRVLYPVVPHVTFQLWQELGYEAEFGTLLDAPWPKVDEKALEQSEIELVLQVNGKVRGAVTVAKDASREAIEAVALAHEMFAKFSEGKPAKKVIVVPGRLVNVVV; translated from the coding sequence ATGCACGAAAAATACGTTCCCTCCGACGTCGAATCCGCCGCGCAAGGACAATGGCGCGCCACCGACGCGTACAAAACGACGGAAAAGGCCGACAAGCCGAAGTTCTATTGCGTTTCGATGCTGCCGTATCCGTCGGGCAAGCTGCACATGGGGCACGTACGCAACTACACGATCAACGACGTGATGTACCGCTATCTGCGGATGAACGGCTACAACACGCTGATGCCGATGGGCTGGGACGCGTTCGGCATGCCCGCCGAAAACGCCGCGATGGCCAACAACGTGCCGCCCGCAAAGTGGACGTACGACAACATCGCGTACATGAAGAAGCAGATGCAGTCGATGGGTCTCGCCATCGACTGGTCGCGCGAAGTCGCCACCTGCAGCCCGGACTACTACAAGTGGAACCAGTGGATCTTCCTGAAGATGCTCGAAAAGGGCATCGCGTACAAGAAGACGGGCACCGTGAACTGGGACCCGGTCGATCAGACCGTGCTCGCGAACGAGCAGGTGATCGACGGCCGCGGCTGGCGTTCGGGCGCGCTCGTCGAGAAGCGCGAAATCCCGATGTACTACATGCGCATCACGCAGTACGCGGATGAACTGCTGAACGATCTCGAAGGCCTCGGCTGGCCCGAGCGCGTGAAGATCATGCAGCAGAACTGGATCGGCAAGAGCTTCGGCGTGAACTTCGGCTTCCCGTACGAACTGGACGGCGAACAGAAGCTGCTGCGTGTGTTCACGACGCGCGCCGACACGATCATGGGCGTCACCTTCTGTGCGGTCGCTGCGGAGCATCCGCTCGCCACGCATCTCGCGCAAGGCAGGCCGGAACTGCAGGCATTCATCGACGAATGCAAGCACGGCGGCGTCGCCGAAGCCGACATGGCGACGATGGAAAAGAAGGGCATGGCCACAGGCTTTTTCGTCACGCATCCGCTGACGCAGGAAAAGGTCGAGGTGTGGATTGGCAATTACGTGCTGATGAGCTACGGCGAAGGCGCCGTGATGGGCGTGCCCGCGCACGACGAGCGCGACTTCGCGTTCGTGAAGAAGTACGGCATTCCCGTCAAGCAGGTGGTTGCAGTCGAAGGCGAGCCGTTCTCGACGGACGCGTGGCACGAGTCGTACGGCGACAAGGAAAACGGCGTCCTGGTCAACAGTGGCAAGTACGACGGCCTCAAGTACAGCGAAGCCGTCGACGCGATCGCCGCTGATCTGAAAGCGCTCGGCCTCGGCGACAAGCAGGTCACGTGGCGTCTGCGCGACTGGGGCATCTCGCGCCAGCGCTACTGGGGCACGCCGATCCCGATCATCCACTGCCCGTCGTGCGGCGACGTGCCGGTGCCCGAGAAGGATCTGCCCGTCGTGCTGCCGGAAGATCTCGTGCCGGACGGCACGGGCAATCCGCTCGCGAAGTCGGAAGCGTTCCTGAACTGCACGTGTCCGACCTGCGGCGCGGCTGCGAAGCGCGAAACCGACACGATGGACACCTTCGTCGATTCGTCCTGGTACTTCTATCGCTACGCGGCACCCGACGCGAAGACGATGGTCGACGAACGCACCGATTACTGGATGCCGATGGATCAGTACATCGGCGGCATCGAACACGCGATTCTTCACCTGTTGTACTCGCGTTTCTGGGCGAAGGTCTGCCGCGATCTCGGCATCGTGAAGTTCGGCGAGCCGGCGAAGAACCTGCTCACGCAGGGCATGGTGCTCAACGAAACGTATTACCGCGAAAATGACGCGGGCAAGAAGACCTGGTACAACCCGGCCGACGTCACCGTTACGCACGACGACAAGGGCCGCCCGGTCGGCGCGACGCTGAACGCCGACGGCCAGCCCGTCGTGCTGGGCGGCGTCGAGAAGATGTCGAAGTCGAAGAACAACGGCGTCGATCCGCAAGTGCTGATCGACCAGTACGGTGCAGATACCGCGCGTCTGTTCACGATGTTCGCGGCTCCTCCCGAGCAGCAGCTTGAATGGTCGGGCGCGGGCGTCGAAGGGGCAAGCCGCTTCCTGCGCCGCGTGTGGTCGTTCGGTCAGGCGAATGAAGCGGCGCTCTCGCAGCGCGGCGCATTCGACGCCGCGAAGCTCACCGATACCGACAAGACGCTGCGCCGCGAAATCTACAGCGTGCTGAAGCAGGCCGATTTCGACTATCAGCGTCTGCAGTACAACACGGTCGTGTCGGCGGCGATGAAGATGCTCAACGCGGTCGACGGCGCGAAGGGCGCGAGCACCGCCGTGCTGCGCGAAAGCTATGGCGTGCTGCTGCGCGTGCTGTACCCGGTCGTGCCGCACGTCACGTTCCAGCTGTGGCAGGAACTCGGCTATGAGGCCGAGTTCGGCACGCTGCTCGACGCGCCGTGGCCGAAGGTCGACGAAAAGGCGCTGGAGCAGAGCGAGATCGAACTCGTGCTGCAGGTGAACGGCAAGGTGCGCGGCGCCGTGACGGTCGCGAAGGACGCATCGCGCGAAGCGATCGAAGCCGTCGCGCTCGCGCACGAAATGTTCGCGAAGTTCAGCGAAGGCAAGCCGGCGAAGAAGGTTATCGTCGTGCCGGGCCGTCTCGTGAACGTCGTCGTCTGA
- the alc gene encoding allantoicase, which translates to MANPILDPNAPAFTRRYMNLADPRLGAKALFASDEFFAPKERMLDPQPAVFIPGKYDDHGKWMDGWETRRKRTTGHDYCVVRLARPGIVHGVDLDTSHFTGNFPPAASIEACYSNEDVPADNADWQTLVPATTLQGNQHHYVEVSDTRAFTHLRVNLYPDGGLARLRVYGQPKRDWERIERGNLLDLAAVENGAYLVAANNQHFGPASQMLMPGRGVNMGDGWETRRRREPGNDWAIVALARPGVIRKVEVDTAHFKGNFPDRCSLQAASVTGGTDDSLVTQAMFWPVLLPEQKLQMDNVHTFSAELAALGPVTHVRFNIYPDGGVSRLRLWGELE; encoded by the coding sequence ATGGCCAATCCGATTCTCGATCCGAACGCACCCGCCTTCACCCGCCGCTACATGAACCTCGCCGACCCACGCCTGGGCGCGAAGGCGCTCTTTGCCAGCGACGAATTCTTCGCACCGAAAGAGCGGATGCTCGACCCGCAGCCTGCCGTGTTCATCCCCGGTAAATACGACGATCACGGCAAATGGATGGACGGCTGGGAAACGCGCCGCAAGCGCACGACGGGCCACGATTACTGCGTGGTGCGGCTCGCGCGGCCGGGCATCGTGCATGGCGTCGATCTCGATACGAGCCACTTCACGGGCAATTTCCCGCCCGCGGCATCGATCGAAGCCTGCTATTCGAACGAAGACGTACCCGCCGACAATGCCGACTGGCAAACCCTCGTTCCCGCGACCACGCTGCAAGGCAATCAGCATCACTACGTCGAAGTCAGCGATACGCGCGCGTTCACGCATCTGCGCGTGAATCTGTATCCGGACGGCGGGCTGGCGCGCCTGCGCGTCTATGGGCAACCGAAGCGCGACTGGGAGCGCATCGAACGCGGCAACCTGCTCGATCTGGCCGCTGTCGAAAATGGCGCGTATCTGGTCGCCGCGAACAACCAGCATTTCGGGCCGGCCTCGCAGATGCTGATGCCGGGACGCGGCGTGAACATGGGCGATGGCTGGGAGACGCGCCGCCGCCGCGAGCCGGGCAACGACTGGGCGATCGTGGCGCTCGCGCGGCCGGGCGTGATCCGCAAGGTCGAAGTGGATACCGCACACTTCAAGGGTAATTTCCCCGATCGCTGCTCGCTGCAGGCGGCGTCCGTGACGGGCGGCACCGACGACTCGCTCGTCACGCAAGCGATGTTCTGGCCTGTTCTGTTACCCGAACAGAAGTTGCAGATGGATAACGTGCATACGTTCAGCGCCGAACTCGCCGCGCTTGGCCCCGTGACACACGTGCGGTTCAACATTTACCCGGACGGCGGCGTATCGCGGTTGCGCCTGTGGGGCGAACTCGAATAA
- the dapB gene encoding 4-hydroxy-tetrahydrodipicolinate reductase, producing MKIAIAGASGRMGRMLIETVLNDPEVTLSGALDRTGAPQLGQDAGAFLGKQTGVLMSDDIDAVLAQSDYLIDFTRPEGTLAHIDAALRTNTKLVIGTTGFDDAQKEQIRAASEKIGIVFASNFSVGVNVTMKLLEFAAPHFSQGYDIEIIEAHHRHKVDAPSGTALTMGEVIANSLGRKLEDCAVYAREGVTGERDPSTIGFSAIRGGDIVGDHTVLFAGIGERIEITHKSASRLSYAQGAVRAVRFLEGHQNGLFDMQDVLGLR from the coding sequence ATGAAAATTGCCATCGCCGGCGCGTCGGGCCGCATGGGCCGGATGCTCATCGAAACCGTCCTCAACGATCCTGAAGTCACGCTGTCGGGCGCGCTCGACCGCACAGGCGCGCCGCAACTCGGTCAGGACGCCGGCGCGTTTCTCGGCAAGCAGACGGGCGTGCTGATGTCGGACGATATCGACGCCGTGCTCGCGCAATCCGACTATCTGATCGACTTCACGCGCCCCGAAGGCACGCTTGCGCACATCGACGCGGCGCTGCGCACGAACACGAAACTCGTGATCGGCACGACGGGCTTCGACGACGCGCAGAAGGAGCAGATTCGCGCCGCGTCGGAAAAGATCGGCATCGTGTTCGCGTCGAACTTCAGCGTCGGCGTGAACGTGACGATGAAGCTGCTCGAATTCGCTGCGCCTCATTTCTCGCAAGGCTACGACATCGAAATCATCGAGGCGCATCACCGTCACAAGGTCGACGCCCCGTCGGGCACGGCGCTGACGATGGGCGAGGTGATCGCCAATTCGCTTGGCCGCAAGCTCGAAGATTGCGCCGTCTACGCGCGCGAAGGCGTGACGGGCGAACGCGATCCGTCGACCATCGGTTTTTCGGCGATTCGTGGCGGCGATATCGTCGGCGACCACACGGTGCTGTTCGCGGGCATCGGTGAGCGCATCGAAATCACGCACAAGTCGGCGAGCCGCCTGTCGTACGCGCAAGGCGCGGTGCGCGCGGTGCGCTTCCTCGAAGGCCACCAGAACGGCCTGTTCGACATGCAGGACGTGCTCGGCTTGCGCTAA
- the lptE gene encoding LPS assembly lipoprotein LptE, with protein sequence MTRRSFLTLACSAALLSACGFQLRGQQDYAFKRLAIAGASAPVAARLTRMVQGGSDTVIVTSPANADAILSISEGRGNSVLTLNSLGVVEEYALDYWLNYTVRGADGTLLIPPSAIHLNRAMTYSDQFSQAKASEADILYADMQNDAVDQLMRRLAVVRSLHPAPGQEVPGVNPRAPLPPPPL encoded by the coding sequence GTGACTCGCAGATCGTTTTTGACTCTGGCGTGCAGCGCGGCGCTGCTGTCCGCGTGCGGCTTCCAGCTGCGTGGCCAGCAGGACTACGCGTTCAAACGCCTCGCCATCGCGGGCGCGTCGGCGCCCGTCGCCGCACGCCTGACGCGCATGGTGCAGGGTGGCAGCGACACGGTGATCGTGACTTCGCCCGCCAACGCCGACGCCATCCTGTCGATTTCCGAAGGGCGCGGCAACAGCGTGCTGACGCTGAACTCGCTGGGTGTCGTCGAGGAATACGCGCTCGACTACTGGCTGAACTACACGGTGCGCGGCGCCGACGGCACGCTGCTGATTCCGCCGAGCGCGATCCATCTGAATCGCGCGATGACGTATAGCGACCAGTTCTCGCAAGCGAAGGCTTCGGAAGCGGACATCCTTTACGCGGACATGCAAAACGACGCCGTCGATCAGCTGATGCGCCGTCTTGCCGTCGTGCGTTCGCTGCATCCGGCGCCGGGCCAGGAAGTGCCGGGCGTCAATCCGCGAGCACCGCTGCCGCCGCCGCCGCTTTGA
- a CDS encoding ureidoglycolate lyase, producing MNTLRIERLTRDAFAPFGDVIELDGARHYPINEGTTERFHDLAKVDVSTQGGRPLINVFRAQPRAWPIEIAMMERHPLGSQAFVPLSDAPYLIVVAPAGDLDPAKLRAFSTRGWQGVNYARGVWHHPLLALERVSDFLVVDRGGEGPNCDELALPQTWRLERESFETAAI from the coding sequence ATGAACACACTGCGCATCGAGCGCCTGACACGAGACGCGTTCGCTCCATTCGGCGACGTGATCGAACTGGACGGCGCGCGCCACTATCCGATCAACGAAGGCACCACCGAGCGTTTTCACGACCTCGCGAAAGTCGATGTGAGCACGCAAGGCGGCCGCCCGCTGATCAACGTGTTTCGCGCGCAGCCGCGTGCATGGCCGATCGAGATCGCGATGATGGAGCGCCATCCGCTCGGCAGCCAGGCGTTCGTGCCGCTATCGGATGCGCCTTATCTGATCGTCGTCGCACCGGCCGGCGATCTCGATCCAGCGAAGCTAAGAGCGTTCTCGACGCGCGGCTGGCAGGGCGTCAATTACGCGAGAGGCGTCTGGCATCATCCGCTGCTCGCGTTGGAGCGCGTGAGCGATTTCCTCGTCGTCGATCGTGGCGGAGAGGGGCCGAATTGCGATGAATTGGCGTTGCCGCAAACGTGGCGTCTGGAGCGTGAATCGTTCGAAACAGCGGCGATTTAA
- a CDS encoding MotA/TolQ/ExbB proton channel family protein, protein MADTGILHYLQTSDAITHGVAYVLLAMSVASWCFLIVKSWILSRAKRQGPRAVARFWQAPTLSEGVAALRLADREHIFSPLAEAALQASEVETPGVLLARVERSERVLRALRQALHRSQRRLEFGQVLLASVGSTAPFVGLLGTVWGIYHALGSIAQSGQAMIENVAGPVGEALIMTAFGLVVAIPAVLAYNVLGRMVRQLSEELDGFAHDLHAYVCAPAGDASDNARGGARDTHGERAPARTQA, encoded by the coding sequence ATGGCAGACACCGGCATCCTCCACTACCTGCAAACCAGCGACGCCATCACGCATGGCGTCGCGTACGTGTTGCTGGCGATGTCGGTTGCGAGCTGGTGCTTCCTCATCGTCAAAAGCTGGATACTGAGCCGCGCGAAGCGGCAAGGGCCGCGCGCCGTCGCGCGGTTCTGGCAGGCGCCGACGCTGTCGGAAGGCGTCGCAGCGCTGCGTCTCGCGGATCGCGAGCACATCTTTTCTCCATTGGCGGAAGCGGCGCTGCAGGCGTCGGAAGTCGAGACACCAGGCGTGCTGCTCGCGCGCGTCGAACGCAGCGAACGCGTGTTGCGGGCACTGCGTCAGGCGCTGCACCGCTCGCAGCGGCGGCTCGAGTTTGGGCAGGTGCTGCTGGCGTCGGTGGGCAGCACGGCGCCGTTCGTCGGCTTGCTGGGCACCGTGTGGGGCATTTATCACGCGCTCGGCAGCATCGCGCAAAGCGGGCAGGCGATGATCGAGAACGTCGCGGGTCCCGTCGGCGAGGCGCTCATCATGACGGCGTTCGGCCTCGTCGTCGCGATTCCCGCCGTGCTCGCCTATAACGTGCTTGGACGGATGGTGCGGCAGTTGTCGGAGGAACTCGACGGCTTCGCGCACGATCTGCACGCGTATGTCTGCGCGCCCGCAGGCGACGCGTCCGACAACGCACGCGGCGGCGCGAGAGACACCCACGGCGAACGGGCGCCAGCGCGCACGCAGGCGTAG
- a CDS encoding outer membrane protein assembly factor BamE: MIPKALLINRGSRVRRTLIVAAAVAVLAGCSTYDSLTQRFAQSITPYRITVVQGNFVSKEAAAQMQVGMSRAQVRQVLGTPLLSDMFHADRWDYVFYFKRGSTAVVQQRDFIVNFTGDRVASWSGGEDLPSNLELLAEIDGDRTGKKVKVAPVVASGTAEASAAAAANAPAPVTVPDTVRSATSDAAQAGNLPAVDANAQAAQAANRLTNAVQSPAPGATPSVRANTPPSNGGVPQNSTEPGQPQFRFTRPPPPQMQGVPSDNPVGPTGPTGPESNNGQSKDAPAKSSQSSSQSGTTTGTGG, from the coding sequence ATGATTCCAAAAGCTCTATTGATCAACCGGGGGAGCCGCGTACGGCGTACCTTGATCGTCGCGGCGGCGGTGGCGGTTCTTGCTGGATGTTCCACGTATGACAGCCTGACTCAGCGTTTTGCCCAAAGCATCACGCCGTACCGCATTACCGTGGTTCAAGGTAACTTCGTATCGAAGGAAGCGGCTGCGCAAATGCAGGTTGGCATGTCGCGCGCTCAGGTCCGGCAGGTGCTCGGCACGCCGCTTCTTTCCGACATGTTCCACGCGGACCGCTGGGACTACGTCTTCTATTTCAAGCGCGGTTCGACGGCAGTCGTCCAGCAGCGCGATTTCATCGTGAACTTCACGGGTGATCGCGTCGCGAGCTGGTCGGGTGGCGAAGATCTGCCGTCCAACCTCGAACTGCTCGCCGAAATCGACGGCGATCGCACGGGCAAGAAGGTGAAGGTGGCGCCTGTCGTCGCCAGCGGAACGGCTGAGGCGAGCGCGGCGGCTGCTGCGAACGCGCCCGCGCCCGTAACGGTGCCCGATACCGTGCGCTCGGCCACGTCGGACGCCGCGCAGGCCGGCAATCTGCCCGCAGTCGACGCGAACGCGCAGGCCGCACAGGCTGCGAACCGCCTGACCAACGCGGTGCAATCGCCCGCGCCGGGCGCGACGCCGTCGGTACGCGCGAACACGCCGCCGTCTAACGGAGGCGTGCCGCAGAACTCGACGGAGCCGGGTCAGCCGCAGTTCCGCTTCACCCGTCCGCCGCCTCCGCAGATGCAGGGCGTACCGAGCGACAACCCCGTTGGCCCGACGGGTCCAACTGGCCCGGAAAGCAACAACGGCCAGTCGAAAGACGCGCCCGCCAAGTCGTCGCAATCTTCCTCGCAATCGGGAACGACCACGGGAACGGGCGGCTGA
- the fur gene encoding ferric iron uptake transcriptional regulator, whose protein sequence is MTNPTDLKNIGLKATLPRLKILEIFQHSPVRHLTAEDVYRSLLHEELDIGLATVYRVLTQFEQAGLLSRSNFESGKAVFELNEGTHHDHLVCIDCGLVEEFFDPEIENRQQAIAKERGFKLQEHALALYGVCTKEKCPHRKH, encoded by the coding sequence ATGACCAATCCAACCGATCTGAAGAATATCGGACTCAAGGCGACCCTACCGCGCCTCAAGATTCTGGAAATCTTTCAGCACAGCCCGGTGCGCCATCTGACCGCCGAAGATGTCTACCGCAGCCTGCTGCATGAAGAACTGGATATCGGGCTCGCCACGGTGTACCGCGTGCTCACACAGTTCGAACAGGCGGGCCTGCTGTCGCGTAGCAACTTCGAGTCGGGTAAAGCCGTTTTTGAGCTGAACGAAGGGACGCACCACGACCATCTGGTGTGTATCGACTGCGGGCTGGTCGAAGAGTTTTTCGACCCTGAAATCGAAAACCGCCAGCAGGCAATCGCGAAAGAACGCGGCTTCAAGCTGCAGGAACACGCGCTCGCCCTCTACGGCGTGTGTACGAAGGAAAAATGCCCGCATCGCAAGCACTGA
- a CDS encoding glutamate-5-semialdehyde dehydrogenase, with the protein MDIDQYMTDLGRRARHASRAMARASTAAKNAALEAIAVAIERETVKLKEANARDLARARDKGHDAAFIDRLTLSDKALKTMVEGLRQVAALADPIGEISNLKYRPSGIQVGQMRVPLGVIGIIYESRPNVTIDAAALCLKSGNATILRGGSEALECNTALAKLIGEGLETAGLPQEAVQVVETSDRAAVGKLITMTEYVDVIVPRGGKSLIARLMEEARVPMIKHLDGICHVYVDDRADIAKAMTVCDNAKTHRYGTCNTMETLLVARGIAAEVLPALGKLYRGKDVELRVDPAARKVLEAAGVQPLVDATEEDWRTEYLAPVLAIKVVDGIDEAIEHINEYGSHHTDAIVTEDHDRAMRFLREVDSASVMVNASTRFADGFEFGLGAEIGISNDKLHARGPVGLDGLTSMKYVVLGHGEGRQ; encoded by the coding sequence ATGGATATCGACCAGTACATGACCGACCTCGGCCGCCGCGCGCGTCACGCATCGCGTGCGATGGCGCGGGCGTCGACGGCGGCGAAGAATGCCGCGCTCGAAGCCATTGCAGTCGCCATCGAACGCGAGACGGTCAAGCTGAAAGAAGCGAATGCGCGTGACCTCGCCCGCGCTCGCGACAAGGGCCACGACGCCGCGTTCATCGATCGTCTGACGCTGTCGGACAAGGCGTTGAAGACGATGGTCGAAGGCTTGCGGCAAGTGGCTGCGCTGGCCGATCCGATCGGCGAGATCAGCAATCTGAAGTATCGGCCGAGCGGCATTCAGGTCGGCCAGATGCGTGTGCCGCTGGGCGTGATCGGCATCATCTACGAATCGCGGCCGAACGTGACGATCGACGCGGCTGCGCTGTGCCTCAAATCGGGTAACGCGACGATCTTGCGGGGCGGGTCGGAAGCGCTCGAATGCAACACGGCGCTGGCGAAGCTGATCGGCGAAGGGCTCGAGACAGCGGGCTTGCCGCAGGAAGCGGTGCAAGTGGTCGAGACGTCCGACCGTGCCGCAGTCGGCAAGCTGATCACGATGACGGAATACGTCGACGTGATCGTGCCGCGTGGCGGCAAGAGTTTGATCGCGCGTCTGATGGAAGAAGCGCGCGTGCCGATGATCAAGCACCTCGATGGCATTTGCCACGTGTATGTCGACGATCGCGCGGACATCGCGAAGGCGATGACGGTCTGCGATAACGCGAAGACGCATCGTTACGGCACCTGCAACACGATGGAGACGCTTTTGGTCGCGCGCGGTATCGCGGCCGAAGTGCTGCCGGCGCTCGGCAAACTGTATCGCGGCAAGGACGTGGAACTGCGTGTCGATCCGGCGGCGCGCAAGGTGCTCGAAGCGGCTGGCGTGCAACCGCTAGTCGATGCAACGGAAGAAGACTGGCGCACCGAATATCTCGCGCCCGTGCTGGCTATCAAGGTGGTCGACGGCATCGACGAGGCGATCGAGCACATCAACGAATACGGCTCGCACCACACGGACGCGATCGTCACGGAAGATCACGACCGCGCGATGCGCTTCCTGCGCGAAGTGGATTCGGCGAGCGTGATGGTCAATGCATCGACGCGTTTTGCCGACGGCTTCGAGTTTGGGCTGGGCGCTGAGATCGGCATTTCAAACGACAAGCTGCATGCGCGCGGTCCCGTCGG
- a CDS encoding ExbD/TolR family protein has protein sequence MAFGGLDRHKTAAPMADINMTPLIDVMLVLLVIFIITAPLFTHAIRLDLPRVAAAEARETPQTITLSIDAAGKLYWNDKPITLDQMRAQFNDAGKQKEQPEIHLRAERSTRYEVIAQVMGAAQQAGLERIGFVTEPPPGDAKAGQPTPPAAASAAQ, from the coding sequence ATGGCATTCGGCGGACTCGACAGGCACAAGACGGCCGCGCCGATGGCGGACATCAACATGACGCCGCTGATCGACGTGATGCTGGTGCTGCTCGTCATTTTTATCATCACGGCGCCGCTGTTCACCCACGCGATCCGTCTGGATCTGCCGCGCGTCGCGGCCGCTGAGGCGCGCGAGACGCCGCAGACCATCACGCTGTCGATCGACGCCGCAGGCAAGCTCTACTGGAACGACAAGCCGATCACGCTCGACCAGATGCGAGCGCAGTTCAACGACGCGGGCAAGCAAAAGGAACAGCCGGAAATCCATCTGCGCGCCGAGCGCTCGACGCGCTACGAAGTGATCGCGCAGGTGATGGGCGCGGCGCAGCAGGCGGGTCTGGAGCGGATCGGTTTCGTCACGGAGCCGCCTCCAGGCGACGCCAAAGCGGGCCAGCCGACGCCTCCCGCCGCCGCATCGGCGGCGCAATAA